The Tachysurus fulvidraco isolate hzauxx_2018 chromosome 19, HZAU_PFXX_2.0, whole genome shotgun sequence genomic sequence gaccatggtgctacattatctcatgtaggcagaccatggtgctacattatctcatgtaggTAGACCATCGtgctacattatctcatgtagctagatcagggtgctacattatctcatgtagctagaccagggtgctacattatctcatgtagctagaccagggtgctacattatctcatgtagcTAGACTATGGTGCTACATTATTTCATGTAGCtagaccagggtgctacattatctcatgtagctagaccagggtgctacattatctcatgtagctagaccatggtgctacattatCTCCTGTAGCTCcaccatggtgctacattatctcatgtagaTAGATCATGGtgtacattatctcatgtagctagaccatggtgctacattatCTCCTGTAGCTCcaccatggtgctacattatctcatgtagatagaccatggtgctacattatctcatgtagatagaccatggtgctacattatctcatgtagcTAGATCATGGTGCTTCATTATCTCATGTAGCtagaccatggtgctacattatctcatgtagaTAGATCATGGtgtacattatctcatgtagctagaccagggtgctacattatctcatgtagctagaccagggtgctacattatctcatgtagctagaccagggtgctacattatctcatgtagctagatcatggtgctacattatctcatgtagctagaccatggtgctacattatctcatgtagctaggtcatggtgctacattatctcatgtagctaggtcatggtgctacattatctcatgtagctagaccagggtgctacattatctcatgtagctagaccagggtgctacattatctcatgtagctagaccagggtgctacattatctcatgtagctagaccagggtgctacattatctcatgtagctagaccatggtgctacattatctcatgtagctaggtcatggtgctacattatctcatttagCTAGGTCATGGtgctacattatctcatgtagctaggtcatggtgctacattatctcatgtagctaggtcatggtgctacattatctcatgtagcTAGAGCGCATCAGACCGGCAGCAGTCTGGACCCCATAGCAGATTTTACTCTCCAAGGATCTCCCAAGAGGGCATCTGACTGACATATAAAGCAACCAATCAGAGTCCGTTTTGTTCATCGTCATGTTTAGAGGCGTTGAAATGTCAAGTCTTTAACAAAACATACAGACATGCAAACATAGTCAAAATTTGTACAGTGAAAACATCATTTGGAAAAAACTATCCATGCTCATTTACATATTCTCCCCATCATCAGTATCAAAATCAAAATGATGATAAATTCacagatgtgtgtattgtattatgCCCTGTATTATCTATATGCGTAAAGATTTAAATGgaattgtgcttttttttttttgtcttcctaCAGGTTTCTCTTTGAGGGGTCTCAGGGCACCGTGCTGTACACCGGAGATTTCCGACTGGCTGCCGGAGACGTAGCGAGGATGGAGCATCTGCACTCTGGAAACAGGTGTGAAGCATCGCATATAGTTGTGATGTGACACATTTTCATCTCCTCATGCTTCATGTTGCTGAGGCATAGGCAGGTTTAGCACAGATGTatgatgtatgtatgaatgCCATGCCACAAAGCTTCAGGAGAAATATGTGAACAAAATTGGGGAGCTCTGTGTTTAAGCCGTTGGACTACTATCAGAAGGTTGTatgttcaaatcccagaatcaccaagctgccactgctgggcccttgaacaaggctcttaaccctcagctgctcAGTTGCAtcaatgagataaatgtaaatcactctggataaggacataaatgtaaaaatgcaaTTCAAGATCTCAGTGTAACATGACTGCAACACACTTttaaaagtgaagtgaaatgcAGTGAATTGTGGAATAACATTAACTTTCTGCTAAAGGGTTAAAGAGATGTTGTGGCTAATGATGTGGTTAGCTTAGTGCTAAAGGCATCGGGCGAATGATCAGAGTCTGTTTGagtctcaggtccaccaagcgtCCACTGCTGGACCCTCGAGAAatgcctttaaccctcaattactcaggtGTATATAAACGAGATAAAATGTTAagtgctctggataagggcaaatgctgtaaaatgtaaataagtaaGTCAAAGCAACTAAGTGGAAGGTATATATAAATGACTATGTGCTATACGCTTTgttacagagttaaagacaTTCAGACTGTGTATTTGGACAGCACGTTCTACGACCCCAGGTTCTATCAGATCCCGAGCAGAGTAAGTATTTTTGAattgagaaatttccccattgtgggacgaataaaggtatatcttattgGCCATATAGTGAAGTTATATGGTTGAGCGCGAAGGTTTTCTGACCCATAATGTAAAACATTGTTGTATCAATATTTATCTTGTAtatagtttagtgtgtgtatataaatatatgtataatgtataaatagtgtgtgtatgcatatagAGTAAGATGTCACAAACTGTATCATCCATGAAAACCATTGATTCATGCTATCATTCACATCATAATAGATATAAACTCCTTTTTCCCCCACTCCTGAACTTCTGACTAATAATATATGGGAATTGTAAAGCGCTGATGTATAAGGTCATTATCTGTACATCTTAACACTCTGATGTACTAAacgtttatttatatatacagtgtatgtctgtaatttctttgtatttattttatgggtGTACATACTTTTGCCTTCAGCTGAAATAGTTTGGTGTTGTCGCCACATTTAGGTTCTCTCAGTGTAAGGAGTTAGTGTATGTGAGTGCAATGTGATGTCCTGTGTAGGAAGCGTGTCTGACTGGTGTCAGGAAGCTGGTTCAAGACTGGATTTGTCGGAGTCCATACCACGTGGTTTGGTTGAACTGCAAAGCAGCATATGGTTATGAATATCTCTTCACCAACCTGGGGCAGGAATTTAATTCACAGGTACtaataattaagtaataaaaACATCATCCATGTACGTGGGTAAACATTTGGCggtgttgtatttttatttttttatttacatttatttatgattcATGAATTGAATCTCTGGGGTTTTGGTGCAGGTTCATGTGAACAGCTTGAAAATGTTCAGACAAATGCCAGAAATCCTGGAGCACGTGACCACAAACAGAGCAACACAAATCCACGCCTGCAGGCACCCCAAGGCACGTTACACTTCCTGTACTGATTAATGTGCACCGCTCCGCCGCAGAACGTTTTAGTGTAATTATTCTCTGCTTCTCACAGGACGATGAGCTGTTCAGGGCAAACAGACTGCCGTGTGGCTCTTTAGCATCAGATGGTACACCACTGCGCATAATCAGCATCAAACCTTCCACTATGTGGTTTGGAGAACGGACCAGGAAGACCAACGTCATCGTCaagtacagtatctatctatctgtctgtctgtctgtctgtctgtctgtctgtctgtctatctatctatagtatctatctatctatctatctatctatctatctatctatctatctatctatctatctatctatctatcatatagggtgtttgtgtatgtatcgtgttgtgtgtgtgtgtgtgtgtgtgtgtgtgtatgtatgtatgtatatacacacacacacaataatgtgATATTCTATATCTGTGAAGTATCTGAACCTCTAGAattagtatttaatttcaaGGTCAATTTACAGTTTCTGTTTTCAATGGGATGACAATCAGGTGTCAGTGAgtgtattgttttatataaagaaCAGAGATCTATAAAAGTCTGATATTCTTGACCCATTTTGTGGAAGTGGATCATGGCACAAATAGAGATTTGTGCACTATAGTGTGGCGAGGGTCTAAATTCATTTGAGGGCTGCACCTGTACTGGCTGTAGTTTAAAGATAAAGACTCAGAAGAAATATAAGGAGtataatggggaaaaaacagattATGATGAGAGAAGCGAGTTAAAGgaattaaatatacaaaatataatacaataacgGATAAAAGTTTTACTGTGACTTTTTTCAGGATGGGTGAGAGCTCCTACAGGGCTTGCTTCTCTTTTCATTCTTCATACTCTGAGGTAAGAGAGATCTTCACACGGTGATTAGATGTATGTTTGTTATAATTCTACTGTCAgtcagtgtactgtatattctgtacatttctctGTACTCAGATCAAAGATTTCCTCTCCTACATCAGTCCTGTTCATATTTACCCCAACGTTGTTCCACTGGGTCGCACCGTTGAGGACGTCTCGGAGCTGTACGTTTTTATACACGTCATGAACGGATTTTTGTAAAACTTATCGCTTACCTGATCTACAAGAAACCATGGCTTCTTTTTTCAGGCTGAACCTTATGCGTAGAAAACACACCGGCGGGGACCAGATTGTCTATAAGCCTCTTGGGAAGCTGAAACGAGCCAGAATAAAGTCCATGTCACACGGTATTACACCtaattctgtctttttttttttttttttttgcctgttacATCCATTTTAACCCTAATCAAAGATGTTAATGTAGATAATGAGTCAAAAGCAAGATGTGTCTCTTATCCCATGTGGGTTTGTTTACAGTAAAtctataatatacataaatactatctatctatctatctatctatctatctatctatctatctatctatctatctatctatctatctatctatctatctatctatctatctatctagtgtgtgtatatgtatacacacacacacacacactgtactaagGCAAGGCAGTCCTCTTcttttgtagtaaaaaaaaaggtttaaagtttaaaatgaacagaGGTATGTTTAGTTAGCTGTTATTATGAACAAAcctatttttcattatttttctttctgtaggGCTAACATTTTCTCGGCTAACATTTTCTGGGCTAACATTTTCTGGGCTAACATTTGCAATATGATCTGGGCTTATATTCATGAACATTATTAGTGcaaagagtttctcctagtgatGAAATTGTAAGAAGACTCTTAAAATGTTGGCTTTTCCCCTTAAAAATGAAAGAGTAGATCTTAGTAAAGAataaagttattcataaagcatcttaacactTAAAAAtgctcataaggtcaaaaatTGTTAAGAGTAGTGGAAAAAATGGCTAAAAGGtcaagagggagaagaaatgtgttgtatacaatatttaataatgatactGAGTTAATATGGggtggggtcacggtggcttagtggttagcacgttcgcctcacacctccagggttgggggttcaattcccgcctccgccttgtgtgtgtggagtttgcatgttctccccgtgtctcggagtttcctccgggtactccggtttcctcccctggtccaaagacatgcatggtaggttgattggcatctctggaaaattgtctgtagtgtgtgagtgtgtgagtgagtgtgtgtgtgtgtgccctgtgatgggttggcactccgtccagggtgtatcctgccttgacgccCGATGACgtacaggttccccgtgacccgagaagttcggataagcggtagaaaatgaacgatgAACGAACCGAGTTAatatgatacagattagatcatgtagggattataacatacagatgttagaacatctctaatatgatcgatCATAAACataatccctacatgatataGACTCATATCTTAACAtaaaggcttataatagaccagcTTTTAAAAGTGCTCCAATTTATTTTTTGGCTAAGAAGTCTTtgaaagaatgtgtcatacctagtaacgggttaagccccgcctcctctctaagctaaaagttgttgttgttccttGCTTAGAGTTGCTATGAGatcggtcctgaatcactcttaagataagatttctagttagacatttttaagctaacttaagagctctctgagatccTTCTTATTACTCTTTATGAGTACCAGCCCTGGACTCATGACATTTTACATGCTCTTTACTTTCCTTTAGAGTTCATACTGAAGAACGACAATAAGAGTTTTATCATTTTCCCAATATTTATGGTGAAGTTTGTTCTATCTTTTCATATTTATACTTCTAATATCGTCCAAAGATGAGATTTTAATCAAGTCTGAAAGTTATCTGTAACCAGGACATAGAgatacaaatacataaaaattccAATATGGAACAATAAATTAGAAATGATCTCAGATATTAACTGTGATACTCATGTTGTATCTTTGTCAGTATCGTGAATCAGTTTGTACCACGTCCTGAACGTATCGTTTACACTCTTTCTATGTATTGCGTTTTTGTGTCCCAGGCTCGGACACGGACGATGAGCTTTTTGAGGATGTTGCTGTAGCACCGATGAGAAAGAAGCTTGCTGTGAATctggagaaagagaaacacagtGTGGAAAAATCAGATCTTGAgctcacagagacacaaattCTTCCACAACTCCAGACTTCGATTCAGACATCCAACTATATTGACTGCACAGAAtccaatgatgatgatgatgatgatgatgatgtggagaAAGAGGAGCTTCCTGCAGATGCCACTCCCATTCCTTCTTGCACAGTTATGTCCCCGCCCACTCCCAAGCCAGCCCCACCCACATGGAGTTCGTTCTTTACGGCAGAGCCGGTTGTGACCGATGACAGCTGTGAGCTGGAGAACAGTCAGAGCAGCCAGGCTCTGTCTACTGATCAGATGACCTCACAGTCACCCGAGCTCTTCAGTGACAACGACGAATCCGAATCCGGTCATGTGACTTCCTCTCAGTCGACCTACGTATCAGAGGCAGCTTTAGAGAGCCTCAGTCAACTCGACACAGAGCCTGTACAGTGTAACACCGCACACACAGGAAAAGCTTCTCACTGGTCTGATCTGACTGACTGTGAACAGAACCAGAACGACGACATCACATGTCACAAAGACCCAGTTTCAGATTCCCAAGTGTCTTCTGATTTTGATCTCCCAATGACTCCAGGCTCCAAGGTACCTCCGCCTGGAGAGCTGAAGGAGCTGTACAAGACATTGGGTGCTGGAGAGGACGTGAACACCAATCATCATCAGCAAAGAGCAGTTTAATCGTGTGCTGAAATCATCTTGCCAAAATTGaccaaaaacaacagaattaaaaatggtttaaaaagcaatctatttaaataaactgaacTAGATCAACTGAAATAGTATaatttgtaatgaataaaaagaaaaataaatactaatataaAACACAGGTAGGGAAGATGAAGTTGCTCATGAAAAGGGGGGGGgtcactgtaaatattttaatgtcaCCTTAATCGATTGTCTGCAAAGAAACATCCGATCGGTCAGGTGTTGAATCATTTTTATAACAAAAGCTCAGACTGTATGTTTTAATACCTTACCTTGTCTTAAAGTAACATTTTACACAAAGTTCACTTATAGTCAGGGTCCGAATCCTCAGGGTTTCCAGTTTCTTGAtgacagtttcttttttttttgtcttattaacttcaagacaAAATATAAGACAAGCTGAAGATGACATGGTCACAGCTGCTAACAGGACCAGGATGTTTATATTCCCAGATGATCCACAACATAAGTCTAAATCAAATCAGTGCATAAATAAATCTTCCGATTCAGGTGATATCAGACTAATGAAACATTTCGTGATGTGCTGTTTAACGTCAGCTACTCAGAGTAACTAAGTAATTCCTATCACCTGTGTTCATACCTCACGCTCTTCAGATTCATTGTACAACCACCTCACCTCACTTTTTTAACCTTAAATCTGATTTCAGAATGTATTTTCTTCTTTAACATCACAGATATCTAATGGTGAAATAAGGTGTCATCAGTTGGGACTTAACCAGCAGGTATTCATTTCCACTGACAAAGGGGCAGGTTTGCTTTTCAACTGGTGTCTTTGTGTTCCATGACTTTTTGCACCTCCATTTCTTTGTGTTCAATACATTTTTCTGTCAGTCattccattttattacacataactTCATTTCTGTACTTATTTTTGTTAACTTTCTATGGATTTCTTCCTGGAAAATGTCACGTTCAGAGCCCCTTACTTTTACCGAATACTGAACGTTCCTAAATGCAGCTCAGCCAATCACATTGTAGAGCTGAAGCTTTCCAGTTGATCAAAAATCagtttatatacaaaaacactCTCAATGATAGTTTCTTAAATGCTAGCTATACAGAGCTACGAAGGCTGTCATGTCTTCAGAAACATTTAAGTAGAAATCTACAGTAAGTGCTTTTTGTATTTcttcacacacacgttttacaaCTCGGGAGTTCTGATGTGTTTTGGTGTCATCAACTTGTTGAAAACGTTAAAAATACGGctttagaaatgtttattagAAGACCTCATGTAGCTTTCTGTACACTAGCGGTACAGTCTTTTGTTCCAAACACACAGACTTCATGTGTTTTGCTGTTCCAGTTTAACCACCAAAACCtcattaaataatttacagtCTTTATTGTAAATGTGCCTGTTCAATACTGCTTTATATTCAAATAAACTCAGAAAATGTACAGTGTAGTTTCCCTGCATCAGTCATCATGTGTATCCTGCATGAACATCCTTCTAACCTCATGCTTGAGGACGATGGTATCAGCAAGCCACATGCATATGTTACTCTGCCTTCTGAAAAAACACACCAACGATGCATTTAACTGCAGCTGCAAGACTAACGTATATAGCGAGAAAATGGTAAAGGTGTTTCCTGGTgcatgtgagaaaaaaaactgactCTAATGACACTGAGTTTCTCTCAGGAAAAGTTTCTTGTGTAAacaaatttctttttaaacgtTAGTTTTGCATACATGAATGATAAAATTGCATTGTTGTTGGCAGAAAGTTGTTTTAAATCAAGCTAAATTATTGaaatctagtttttttttaacattgtttaCAAAAGGGTgcaattatttatgttttatgacTTTATATTTTGCCCTTTTCCCCCCAATCTCTGATCAATCAAGCATCACATGGTGTTTAAGATATTTTAAGCTATATTTACAATTTCatataaagatttttaatggacaaaaaaaaccccaacataaaaacaaaaatgtatttcttttgaGGGATCACATGATGTTTTTGGAATGCCCAGAGGTTTCTACAGAGCCCGTGCATTACAGCTGCTGTGGTTTAAACGTTAATATAGTACAACACGGGTGTATGAAGGTTTCCTATGACGCTGCTGcagctgttgctatagtaacagcctCAGATCTGCCGCTGCCTTGCTCAGTACAAGTGACGTGGAGTGAACCGTCCCTGAAAAAGACACGCACACATGGCTTTAATGAAGCATCGCAGCTCACTACTACTCCTGTGCTTCTTCTCTACATGCATAAAGAATGAAGACATGGAGTATTTACCTCTTCATTGTAACCACTGTGATAATATCATGCATCTCCTCTTTAGGTTCAAGGTCCCTAAGAACAATCTGAAAAGACAAAGGGGAAGAAGATTAAATGCTTATTTACTATTTTGATCAAAAAGAGAGAACTG encodes the following:
- the dclre1c gene encoding protein artemis isoform X1, encoding MSSFPGRMKEYPTISIDRFDRENVHARAYFLSHCHKDHMKGLKGPLLKRKLKFSLTVKLYCSFVTKELLLSNPKYDFWGDRIVALELDSPTHISLTDEVTGEVEDVVVTLLPAGHCPGSVMFLFEGSQGTVLYTGDFRLAAGDVARMEHLHSGNRVKDIQTVYLDSTFYDPRFYQIPSREACLTGVRKLVQDWICRSPYHVVWLNCKAAYGYEYLFTNLGQEFNSQVHVNSLKMFRQMPEILEHVTTNRATQIHACRHPKDDELFRANRLPCGSLASDGTPLRIISIKPSTMWFGERTRKTNVIVKMGESSYRACFSFHSSYSEIKDFLSYISPVHIYPNVVPLGRTVEDVSELLNLMRRKHTGGDQIVYKPLGKLKRARIKSMSHGSDTDDELFEDVAVAPMRKKLAVNLEKEKHSVEKSDLELTETQILPQLQTSIQTSNYIDCTESNDDDDDDDDVEKEELPADATPIPSCTVMSPPTPKPAPPTWSSFFTAEPVVTDDSCELENSQSSQALSTDQMTSQSPELFSDNDESESGHVTSSQSTYVSEAALESLSQLDTEPVQCNTAHTGKASHWSDLTDCEQNQNDDITCHKDPVSDSQVSSDFDLPMTPGSKVPPPGELKELYKTLGAGEDVNTNHHQQRAV
- the dclre1c gene encoding protein artemis isoform X2 gives rise to the protein MFLFEGSQGTVLYTGDFRLAAGDVARMEHLHSGNRVKDIQTVYLDSTFYDPRFYQIPSREACLTGVRKLVQDWICRSPYHVVWLNCKAAYGYEYLFTNLGQEFNSQVHVNSLKMFRQMPEILEHVTTNRATQIHACRHPKDDELFRANRLPCGSLASDGTPLRIISIKPSTMWFGERTRKTNVIVKMGESSYRACFSFHSSYSEIKDFLSYISPVHIYPNVVPLGRTVEDVSELLNLMRRKHTGGDQIVYKPLGKLKRARIKSMSHGSDTDDELFEDVAVAPMRKKLAVNLEKEKHSVEKSDLELTETQILPQLQTSIQTSNYIDCTESNDDDDDDDDVEKEELPADATPIPSCTVMSPPTPKPAPPTWSSFFTAEPVVTDDSCELENSQSSQALSTDQMTSQSPELFSDNDESESGHVTSSQSTYVSEAALESLSQLDTEPVQCNTAHTGKASHWSDLTDCEQNQNDDITCHKDPVSDSQVSSDFDLPMTPGSKVPPPGELKELYKTLGAGEDVNTNHHQQRAV